The DNA window GGCATCCATGCGTCCCAGACCGTGTTGACCTCGTCGAAATCCCTGATGTCGTCCAGCCACATCTGCACGTGAAGGATGCGGGTCTTGTCCGTACCGGCCTTGGCAAGCAGCGCGTCGACCTTGCCGAGCACCTCGCGCATCTGGTCGGCCGCGGACTGACCCGGCTTTGCGACCTGGCCGGTGAGGTAGAGGGTGCCATTGTGGATGACGCCGTGATGGATGCGGGTGTCGAAGTCGAAGCGCTTGATGTCACTCACTGGGTTGTCCTTGTCAGATTTCCGGCCTCCGCCGGATGGGTCAGATTCCCGGCCTCCGCCGGATGGGTCAGATTCCCGGCCTCCGCCGGATGGGTCAGATTCCCGGCCGCCGCCGGATGGGGTCAGATTTCCGGCCTCCGCCGGATGGGGTCAGATTGCCGGCGTCTGGCGGATGGGGTTTCCCTGCAAATATTGCGCGTAGGGCGCCTGAACG is part of the Mesorhizobium loti genome and encodes:
- a CDS encoding RidA family protein; amino-acid sequence: MSDIKRFDFDTRIHHGVIHNGTLYLTGQVAKPGQSAADQMREVLGKVDALLAKAGTDKTRILHVQMWLDDIRDFDEVNTVWDAWMPKEHAPARSSGEGRMAKPGMLVELIVTAAV